The Micavibrio sp. TMED2 genome has a window encoding:
- a CDS encoding signal peptidase I, translating to MADDITVDQIPDMEIAEEGRVGEDEAGRDKSLPPPRRAWIAVLIALLSPIAGVLYAGAPRLVWPFLALQLLMAVWLVTGWAASFVGFFAYLVLMIGQGLLGMVVAGIVAHTAPQPMKLARYQRYWIYLAIIIAFGAGQRLAASINGPAVVGVDSSSMFPTLWSSDLALATGGRFTTYEPRRGDIVVYWHPKSDGERWIKRIVALPGDHLDMKDGQLVINGHAVERTPMEPYTWEPRPGLVLNFNHMREHWPKELDSEERSIDTVNIAALVGNYNNRTDYVVPDGHVFVMGDYRDNSLDSRTRLHGPLPIDNITHRVVGILWSPRRKLSLAPVYDQNFDDN from the coding sequence ATGGCTGATGACATAACTGTCGATCAGATCCCTGATATGGAGATCGCAGAAGAGGGCCGTGTCGGCGAGGATGAGGCGGGTCGGGATAAAAGCCTGCCGCCGCCGCGCCGCGCCTGGATTGCTGTTCTGATTGCCCTGTTGTCACCGATTGCTGGTGTGCTCTATGCCGGTGCGCCGCGTCTGGTCTGGCCGTTTCTGGCGCTGCAGCTCCTGATGGCAGTCTGGCTGGTTACCGGCTGGGCGGCGAGTTTTGTCGGTTTCTTTGCCTATCTGGTGTTGATGATCGGACAGGGGCTGCTCGGTATGGTGGTTGCCGGTATCGTGGCTCATACAGCGCCTCAACCAATGAAGTTGGCCCGGTATCAGCGATACTGGATTTATCTTGCGATCATCATTGCTTTCGGCGCCGGGCAGCGGCTGGCGGCATCGATCAACGGTCCGGCGGTGGTCGGTGTCGACTCCAGTTCCATGTTTCCGACGCTGTGGAGTTCCGATCTGGCGCTCGCGACCGGTGGACGCTTCACAACATATGAGCCGCGCCGCGGTGATATTGTCGTCTACTGGCATCCGAAGAGCGATGGCGAGCGCTGGATCAAGCGGATTGTCGCCTTGCCCGGTGACCATCTGGACATGAAGGATGGCCAACTCGTCATCAATGGCCATGCCGTCGAGCGCACGCCGATGGAGCCCTATACATGGGAGCCGCGACCCGGTCTGGTGCTGAATTTCAACCATATGCGGGAGCACTGGCCGAAAGAGCTGGATAGCGAGGAACGGAGCATCGATACCGTCAATATCGCCGCCCTCGTGGGTAACTATAACAACCGGACTGACTATGTCGTGCCGGATGGGCATGTGTTTGTCATGGGTGATTATCGTGATAACTCATTAGACAGCAGAACGCGTTTGCACGGCCCCTTACCGATTGACAACATTACCCATCGTGTGGTGGGTATTCTCTGGTCACCGCGCAGGAAGCTCAGTCTGGCGCCTGTTTATGACCAGAATTTCGATGACAATTAG
- a CDS encoding alcohol dehydrogenase, producing the protein MSVTILGPQQLLIGANTTAELPTVLKRLGVSRPLIVSDPFMADSPLMERVTGPLGEAGISVTIFKDTVPDPTTDVVYAGVDLMMANDFDCLIGFGGGSPMDTAKAMTILHAARSAGGSGIMRDWKVPNSADMAALPVICIPTTAGTGSEVTKFTVITDTDTDEKMLIMGLAAVPTAAIVDYTLTFKKPFRLTADTGVDTLTHAIEAYVSRKASAYTDMLALQAMRLVADNLRTACFEPENPTGREGMMLAANLAGMAFSNASVALVHGMSRPIGAHFHVPHGLSNAMLLPAVTSFSLNAALPRYADCARAMGWAETGDADQVAGSKLLEGLRTLNKDLEVPTPADYGIDEERYQGLMETMAQQALASGSPNNNPRVPTASEIVDLYREIYA; encoded by the coding sequence ATGTCAGTCACCATCCTTGGCCCGCAGCAACTGCTGATCGGTGCGAATACCACCGCCGAACTGCCGACAGTGCTGAAGCGGCTGGGCGTCAGCCGCCCGCTGATCGTCTCCGATCCCTTTATGGCCGACAGCCCGTTGATGGAACGCGTGACCGGCCCGCTCGGTGAGGCAGGTATCAGTGTCACCATTTTCAAGGATACGGTGCCCGATCCGACCACCGATGTGGTCTATGCCGGGGTTGATCTGATGATGGCTAATGATTTCGACTGTCTGATCGGTTTCGGCGGCGGCAGCCCGATGGATACTGCCAAGGCGATGACAATCCTGCACGCCGCACGATCAGCCGGTGGCAGCGGCATCATGCGCGACTGGAAGGTGCCGAACAGCGCGGATATGGCGGCCCTGCCGGTAATCTGCATCCCGACCACCGCCGGTACTGGCTCCGAAGTGACCAAGTTCACCGTCATCACCGATACGGATACTGATGAGAAGATGCTGATCATGGGGCTGGCCGCAGTACCGACCGCCGCGATCGTCGACTATACCCTCACCTTCAAGAAGCCGTTCCGCCTGACCGCTGATACCGGTGTCGATACCCTGACCCACGCCATCGAGGCCTATGTCAGCCGCAAGGCCAGCGCCTATACCGACATGCTGGCGCTGCAGGCCATGCGACTGGTGGCCGACAATCTGCGCACCGCCTGTTTCGAGCCGGAAAACCCCACAGGGCGTGAAGGTATGATGCTCGCCGCCAATCTCGCCGGGATGGCCTTCTCCAACGCATCCGTAGCACTCGTCCATGGCATGAGCCGCCCGATCGGAGCCCATTTCCATGTGCCGCATGGGTTGTCCAACGCCATGCTGCTGCCCGCCGTCACCAGCTTCTCGCTCAACGCTGCCCTGCCACGCTATGCCGATTGTGCCCGGGCCATGGGTTGGGCTGAGACCGGCGATGCCGATCAGGTTGCTGGCTCAAAGCTGCTGGAGGGTCTGCGTACTCTCAACAAGGATCTGGAAGTGCCGACACCCGCCGATTACGGCATTGATGAAGAGCGTTATCAGGGCCTGATGGAAACCATGGCCCAGCAGGCACTCGCCAGTGGCAGCCCGAACAATAATCCCCGCGTCCCGACCGCCTCGGAAATCGTCGACCTGTACCGGGAAATCTATGCCTGA
- a CDS encoding methylmalonate-semialdehyde dehydrogenase (CoA acylating): MSRTVSHWIDGKVIAGTSGRQKDVFNPAIGEPVAKVDLATKAEVDKAVEIAHHAYLEWREVTPLRRARVMFKFRELVEANHRQLAEMITIEHGKTVSDAMGEVVRGLEVVEYACGIPELLKGQYTEQVGGGVDAWTTREPLGVVAGITPFNFPAMVPMWMFPMALATGNSFVLKPSERDPSVAIRLAELLKEAGLPDGVFNVVNGDKEAVDALLHNETVQAVSFVGSTPIAEYIYTTGTSTGKRVQALGGAKNHMVVMPDADIDQAVDALMGAGYGSAGERCMAISVAVTVGDAGDRLVEKLAPQVRNLKIGPGMDEEVEMGPLVTREHREKVLGYVNKGVEEGADLIVDGRDFTMQGYEKGHFLGGCLFDNVTPDMTIYKEEIFGPVLSVVRADDFEQALKLVNDHEYGNGTAIFTRDGDAAREYTRRCNIGMVGVNVPIPVPMAFHSFGGWKRSLFGDHHMHGPEGVRFYTRQKAITSRWPTGIRSGAEFVMPTMK; this comes from the coding sequence ATGTCACGCACAGTAAGTCACTGGATTGATGGCAAAGTGATTGCCGGAACATCCGGCCGCCAGAAGGATGTGTTCAATCCGGCCATCGGCGAACCGGTCGCAAAGGTTGATCTGGCCACCAAAGCCGAGGTCGATAAGGCGGTTGAGATCGCCCATCACGCCTATCTGGAATGGCGTGAGGTAACCCCGCTGCGCCGGGCCCGCGTCATGTTCAAGTTCCGGGAACTGGTCGAAGCCAATCACCGCCAGCTCGCCGAGATGATCACCATCGAGCACGGCAAAACCGTCTCTGACGCCATGGGCGAGGTTGTTCGCGGCCTTGAGGTCGTTGAATATGCCTGCGGCATCCCGGAATTGCTCAAAGGCCAATATACCGAGCAGGTCGGCGGCGGCGTCGATGCCTGGACCACCCGTGAACCGCTTGGCGTGGTTGCCGGCATCACCCCGTTCAACTTCCCGGCCATGGTGCCGATGTGGATGTTCCCGATGGCGCTTGCCACCGGCAACAGCTTTGTCCTCAAGCCATCCGAGCGCGATCCGAGCGTCGCCATCCGTCTTGCCGAACTGCTCAAGGAAGCCGGCCTGCCGGACGGTGTCTTCAATGTCGTCAATGGCGACAAGGAAGCGGTCGATGCGCTACTGCATAACGAGACCGTACAGGCAGTCAGCTTCGTCGGCTCTACTCCGATTGCCGAATATATCTACACCACCGGCACTTCGACCGGTAAGCGCGTACAGGCCCTCGGCGGTGCCAAGAACCACATGGTCGTCATGCCTGATGCCGATATTGATCAGGCGGTCGATGCCCTCATGGGTGCGGGCTATGGCTCGGCCGGTGAGCGCTGCATGGCGATCTCGGTTGCCGTCACCGTCGGCGATGCGGGCGACCGGCTGGTCGAGAAACTGGCACCACAGGTTCGCAACCTGAAAATCGGTCCCGGCATGGATGAAGAGGTCGAAATGGGCCCGCTGGTGACCCGCGAACACCGCGAAAAAGTCCTCGGTTACGTCAACAAGGGCGTCGAGGAAGGTGCCGACCTGATCGTCGATGGCCGTGACTTCACCATGCAGGGCTATGAGAAAGGCCATTTCCTCGGCGGCTGTCTGTTCGACAACGTCACCCCGGACATGACCATCTATAAGGAAGAGATCTTCGGCCCGGTGCTGTCGGTGGTTCGCGCCGATGATTTCGAACAGGCGCTGAAGCTGGTCAACGACCACGAATATGGCAACGGCACCGCGATCTTTACCCGTGACGGTGATGCGGCGCGCGAATATACCCGCCGCTGCAATATCGGCATGGTCGGCGTCAATGTGCCGATCCCTGTCCCGATGGCCTTCCACAGCTTCGGCGGCTGGAAACGGTCACTGTTCGGCGATCACCACATGCACGGGCCGGAAGGCGTACGCTTCTATACCCGTCAGAAAGCCATCACCTCACGCTGGCCGACCGGAATCCGTTCGGGTGCTGAGTTCGTCATGCCAACGATGAAGTAA
- a CDS encoding C4-dicarboxylate ABC transporter, protein MVNFRKLIGGVAAAALIGAMAMTVAPQEAQAKKVRWAVPISFASTLTALGDTLPWVAERINEVSGGDITFEVFEPNKLVPALGIYDAVSEGKIDAGYSWMGYEQGKLPASALFGATPFGLETDQFAAWMYFHGGDDLLKELFAPHNVRPILCGSISPEAAGWFKFPVESVDQFKGLKFRAAGLGGKIMQEMGASVTVLPGGELYQALEKGVLDGTEFSLPTVDKQLGFSQVAKFYHLPGWHQPSTNQFLYVNTNSWDKLDDTQKAQIETTCMAGTMYAISRAEALQGAVLKEFQDDGVTAVQLPKDVLSALQEATNVVLDRESEKDPMFKKIIDSMRAFQEENRDWKNLGYLPRDFGTE, encoded by the coding sequence ATGGTTAATTTCCGTAAATTGATTGGCGGCGTTGCAGCTGCTGCACTCATCGGTGCAATGGCAATGACTGTTGCACCACAAGAAGCTCAAGCGAAGAAAGTTCGCTGGGCTGTCCCGATTTCATTCGCGTCTACCCTAACCGCTCTTGGCGATACCCTTCCCTGGGTTGCCGAGCGCATCAACGAAGTTTCCGGTGGCGACATCACCTTTGAAGTCTTTGAACCAAACAAGCTGGTTCCGGCTCTCGGCATTTATGATGCTGTTTCTGAAGGTAAAATTGACGCGGGCTACTCATGGATGGGTTATGAGCAGGGCAAACTGCCTGCTTCTGCACTGTTCGGTGCTACCCCGTTCGGTCTCGAAACCGATCAGTTCGCTGCCTGGATGTACTTCCATGGTGGTGACGATCTGCTGAAAGAGCTGTTTGCCCCACACAATGTTCGTCCGATCCTGTGCGGTTCCATCAGCCCAGAAGCTGCCGGTTGGTTCAAGTTCCCGGTTGAGAGTGTAGACCAGTTCAAAGGTCTGAAATTCCGCGCTGCCGGTCTCGGTGGCAAGATCATGCAGGAAATGGGCGCTTCTGTGACCGTTCTTCCTGGTGGTGAGCTTTATCAGGCCCTTGAAAAAGGCGTTCTTGATGGCACCGAATTCTCGCTGCCAACTGTTGATAAGCAACTGGGCTTCAGCCAGGTCGCGAAATTCTATCACCTGCCAGGTTGGCACCAGCCTTCAACCAACCAGTTCCTCTATGTGAACACCAACAGTTGGGACAAGCTGGACGATACCCAGAAAGCACAGATCGAGACCACCTGCATGGCCGGTACCATGTATGCAATCTCACGGGCTGAAGCTCTGCAAGGCGCTGTCCTGAAAGAGTTCCAGGATGACGGCGTGACTGCGGTTCAACTGCCGAAAGATGTTCTGAGCGCTCTGCAGGAAGCAACCAATGTTGTACTTGATCGGGAATCTGAAAAAGATCCGATGTTCAAGAAGATCATCGACAGCATGCGTGCTTTCCAGGAAGAGAACCGCGATTGGAAAAATCTCGGCTATCTGCCACGTGACTTCGGTACTGAATAA
- a CDS encoding C4-dicarboxylate ABC transporter — protein sequence MEQYEIIVVVMLTTFILTLFTGFPVAWLLGGLSFIFAGIGVYGAEFYDLDTYFMNDWSRFANIVQRVWSQMENWVLVALPMFIFMGLMLERSGIAENLMQKFIQVFGRFRGGLALAVVVIGILLAASTGIVGASVVLLAVLSMPIMLQQNYSKSFASGVCASAGTLGILIPPSIMLVIMADQLSLSVGNLFMGALIPGVLLGLLYIAYILIAANVKPDLAPAPKDLPPISGKLIGETLLAVVPPIVLILAVLGSIFAGIATPTEASGIGAFGATILALANKKLSWKVLDEVGRQTMLTTAFIFGIFLGASAFALSMRWLGGDSFIEHLLTSLPLPDIGIVVFILFLAFLAGFFLDWLEITLIFLPLMAPVISGLDLEILNLTGEDQLYWFVVLFAVSLQTSFLTPPVGFSLFYLKGVVPPGVTTVDIYKGIIPFVLLQLLAITLVFFFPKLVLWLPELAYG from the coding sequence ATGGAACAGTATGAAATTATCGTCGTCGTGATGCTTACGACGTTTATTCTGACGCTGTTTACCGGTTTCCCGGTGGCCTGGCTGCTCGGTGGACTGTCGTTCATTTTTGCCGGTATCGGTGTCTATGGCGCAGAGTTCTATGACCTTGATACCTACTTCATGAATGACTGGTCGCGGTTTGCGAACATAGTCCAGCGTGTCTGGTCCCAGATGGAAAACTGGGTGCTGGTTGCCCTGCCCATGTTCATCTTTATGGGATTGATGCTGGAGCGCTCCGGCATTGCGGAAAACCTGATGCAGAAGTTCATTCAGGTATTCGGTCGCTTCCGTGGTGGTCTGGCGCTGGCGGTTGTGGTGATCGGCATCCTGCTGGCTGCCTCAACCGGTATTGTCGGTGCGTCGGTTGTCCTGCTGGCAGTTCTGTCCATGCCGATCATGCTGCAGCAGAACTATTCCAAATCATTTGCCTCGGGTGTCTGTGCCTCCGCCGGTACGCTGGGCATTCTGATCCCGCCATCAATCATGCTGGTGATCATGGCCGATCAGCTCTCGCTGTCGGTTGGTAACCTGTTCATGGGGGCGCTGATCCCCGGTGTTCTGCTCGGTCTGCTCTATATCGCCTATATCCTCATCGCAGCGAACGTCAAACCTGATCTGGCTCCGGCACCAAAGGATTTGCCGCCGATAAGCGGTAAACTGATCGGCGAAACCCTACTTGCTGTTGTTCCGCCGATTGTCCTTATTCTGGCTGTTCTGGGCTCAATTTTTGCCGGTATCGCGACGCCGACGGAAGCGTCTGGTATCGGTGCGTTCGGTGCCACCATACTGGCGCTTGCCAACAAGAAATTAAGCTGGAAGGTACTGGACGAGGTCGGGCGTCAAACCATGCTGACCACCGCCTTTATCTTTGGTATTTTCCTTGGCGCCAGTGCCTTTGCGCTGTCCATGCGCTGGCTCGGCGGCGACTCCTTTATTGAGCACTTGCTGACCAGTCTGCCGCTGCCGGATATTGGTATTGTCGTGTTCATCCTGTTCCTTGCCTTCCTTGCTGGCTTCTTCCTCGACTGGCTGGAAATCACCCTGATCTTCCTGCCGCTGATGGCACCGGTTATTTCGGGCCTTGACTTGGAGATTCTCAATCTGACCGGGGAAGACCAGCTCTACTGGTTCGTGGTGTTGTTTGCGGTCAGTCTGCAGACCTCGTTCCTGACCCCGCCGGTCGGTTTCTCGCTGTTCTATCTCAAGGGCGTCGTGCCACCGGGTGTGACCACGGTCGACATCTACAAGGGCATCATC